A stretch of the Aphis gossypii isolate Hap1 chromosome 2, ASM2018417v2, whole genome shotgun sequence genome encodes the following:
- the LOC114122962 gene encoding sideroflexin-2 gives MNTPFEMEKCPWDQSTYVGRWHYYFWVTNPMLCLKTDQELEKAKSLRSSYLNGTLPPGTTTEQLLAAKQIYESSFHPDTGQKQNVFGRMCFQVPGGMAITGAMLSFYKTVPAVVFWQWINQSFNALVNYTNRNANSPLSQTQMATAYCSATIAACVTSIKFKQYLTNNASPFFQRYVPFAAVAAANCVNIPLMRQTELLKGVDVYDADKNRVGCSKLAAAKGISQVIVSRIVMCAPGMVLLPVIMEKLENKSTWFKRNTWIHAPFQTLAVGCFLIGMVPTACALFPQFSSIKLSTLEKFENAAYCDIVNNCKNPPAVVYCNKGL, from the exons atgaacacACCGTTTGAAATGGAAAAATGTCCTTGGGATCAGAGTACTTATGTTGGACGatggcattattatttttgggtaACAAACCCTATGCTATGTTTAAAAACGGATCAAGAACTTGAAAAAGCCAAGTCTTTACGTTCATCCTATCt AAATGGTACACTTCCACCTGGTACAACTACTGAACAATTGTTAGCCGCCAAACAGATTTATGAAAGTTCATTTCACCCTGATACTggacaaaaacaaaatgtatttggtCGAATGTGCTTTCAAGTCCCTGGGGGTATGGCGATTACTGGAGCGATGTTGTCTTTTTATAA GACTGTACCAGCTGTAGTGTTTTGGCAATGGATTAATCAGTCATTCAATGCTTTGGTCAACTATACCAATCGAAATGCTAACTCTCCCCTTAGTCAAACTCAAATGGCCACTGCTTACTGTTCAGCAACCATTGCTGCTTGTGTGACATccataaaattcaaacaatacCTAACCAACAATGCTTCACCTTTTTTTCAA AGATATGTTCCATTTGCCGCGGTTGCAGCTGCAAATTGTGTGAACATACCATTGATGCGCCAGACTGAATTATTGAAAGGTGTAGATGTTTATGATGCCGATAAAAATAGAGTTGGCTGTTCAAAA TTAGCTGCTGCTAAAGGAATATCCCAAGTAATAGTATCAAGAATTGTTATGTGTGCACCTGGAATGG TATTGTTACCTGTTATAATGGAAAAACTTGAAAACAAAAGTACATGGTTTAAGCGTAATACCTGGATCCATGCTCCATTCCAAACACTTGCTGTTGGTTGTTT tttgattGGTATGGTGCCAACTGCATGTGCCCTGTTTCCTCAGTTCAG ttccATTAAATTAAGTACTTTGGAGAAATTTGAGAATGCTGCATACTGTGACATTGTGAACAACTGTAAGAATCCACCTGCTGTTGTGTACTGCAATAAAGGACTTTAA